A genomic stretch from Thermomicrobiales bacterium includes:
- the ricT gene encoding regulatory iron-sulfur-containing complex subunit RicT: MAEDASPQLTGGVAESPISFPKNVDEARTLAKQRFKDRLANGEKVGDCSCHDDEPGLAAVAPEHARRVIGTRFIDSGQVYFFDPGATELEAGDWVVVETSRGLEAARVVIAPHQVAASQLKGELKPIQRRMSERDIERMQSLRKSSASAIRTFSSEIHARKLPMKPISAEYNFDGSQLTLSFSAADRVDFRELARDLNQKLKCRIELRQVSAREEAKLLGGLGRCGRTLCCSTWLPMFPDITMGMAKTQDLSLNPSKVSGVCGRLLCCLSYENEQYRQMKAVMPKLGQKTETPYGTGTVVSLQLLKGLVTVLIDNDNQEQTFPARELGFGEAPVAPIRVEKRPKVAVHETVEIDVVDVEEVVAAVDEPESKTEGPEKTGGSRSGKRRRRRRNRGGQSQDANKSGQGSEQSA, from the coding sequence ATGGCCGAAGATGCCAGCCCGCAGTTGACGGGCGGTGTGGCGGAATCCCCGATCTCGTTTCCAAAGAACGTCGACGAGGCTCGTACTCTGGCGAAGCAGCGATTCAAGGATCGACTCGCGAATGGCGAGAAGGTTGGAGATTGCTCCTGCCATGACGACGAGCCTGGATTGGCGGCCGTAGCGCCCGAACATGCCAGGCGCGTGATCGGCACCCGGTTCATCGATTCCGGACAGGTCTACTTCTTCGATCCAGGAGCGACCGAGCTCGAGGCTGGCGATTGGGTGGTGGTCGAGACCTCCCGGGGGCTCGAAGCCGCCCGGGTCGTGATCGCTCCACATCAGGTGGCGGCCAGTCAGCTGAAAGGCGAACTCAAGCCAATACAGCGACGCATGAGCGAGCGGGACATCGAGCGAATGCAATCGCTGCGCAAGAGCTCGGCAAGCGCGATTCGCACCTTCAGCAGTGAGATTCATGCCCGCAAGCTTCCGATGAAGCCCATCAGCGCCGAATACAATTTCGATGGCAGTCAGCTGACCTTGAGTTTTTCGGCCGCCGATCGGGTCGATTTCAGGGAATTGGCTCGCGACCTGAACCAGAAGCTCAAATGCCGCATCGAATTGCGCCAGGTCTCTGCGCGAGAGGAAGCGAAGTTGCTGGGCGGTTTGGGACGATGCGGCCGCACGCTCTGTTGCTCGACCTGGTTGCCGATGTTCCCGGACATCACCATGGGTATGGCAAAGACGCAGGATCTTTCGCTCAATCCAAGCAAGGTCTCTGGCGTCTGTGGGCGGCTTCTCTGCTGCCTTTCGTATGAGAACGAGCAGTACCGGCAGATGAAGGCCGTGATGCCCAAACTGGGACAGAAAACCGAGACTCCATATGGAACCGGTACGGTGGTTTCGTTGCAGTTGCTCAAGGGACTCGTGACCGTCCTCATCGACAACGACAACCAGGAGCAGACGTTTCCTGCTCGGGAGCTCGGTTTTGGTGAGGCTCCGGTGGCGCCAATCCGGGTCGAAAAGCGCCCCAAGGTGGCCGTGCACGAGACCGTCGAGATCGATGTCGTCGACGTCGAAGAAGTCGTTGCCGCAGTCGATGAACCGGAGTCGAAGACCGAGGGCCCCGAGAAGACAGGCGGATCGCGTAGCGGAAAGCGCCGACGCCGGCGTCGCAATCGCGGAGGACAGAGCCAGGACGCGAACAAGTCCGGGCAGGGGAGTGAGCAAAGCGCATGA
- a CDS encoding nuclease-related domain-containing protein has protein sequence MRIYRNTGYIDASKRRAKLMAVGGFALLIATFPVAFFMSSRNNNFIFLTYVFLVIGFILFNRGMQQIGRWGNNARHVREDLSLDSHLKSLSDKYTLIHYGEPLDKVVDHTLVHPGGVLVITTKDFPGQVKVQNDVWRKNGSVLSRMFAFSGPQVGNPTKETEQSLDRVEAALRSADLEADIEAVIVFTASTAEIEVDGSSDPVIPVEELDAYVRDLEPEIELSTEERNAIVSLLSKGEQVEEPIKTTTRRPVKVKKRAA, from the coding sequence ATGCGAATCTATCGAAACACCGGTTATATCGACGCGTCGAAACGCCGCGCCAAGCTGATGGCGGTTGGTGGTTTTGCCCTCCTGATCGCGACGTTTCCAGTTGCGTTCTTCATGAGCAGCCGGAACAACAACTTCATCTTCTTGACCTATGTCTTTCTCGTGATCGGTTTCATCCTGTTCAACCGCGGGATGCAGCAGATCGGAAGATGGGGGAACAACGCGCGTCATGTGCGTGAGGATCTCTCGCTCGACAGCCACCTCAAGTCGCTTTCGGACAAATACACCTTGATCCACTACGGAGAACCGCTGGACAAGGTGGTCGACCACACCCTGGTGCATCCCGGTGGAGTGCTCGTCATCACCACCAAGGACTTCCCAGGGCAGGTGAAGGTCCAGAACGATGTGTGGCGCAAGAACGGTTCCGTCCTGAGCAGAATGTTCGCGTTCAGCGGTCCACAGGTTGGAAACCCGACCAAGGAAACCGAGCAGTCGCTCGATAGGGTCGAGGCCGCTTTGCGTTCCGCGGACCTGGAAGCCGACATCGAAGCAGTCATCGTGTTCACAGCAAGCACGGCGGAGATCGAAGTCGACGGTTCGAGCGACCCGGTCATCCCGGTCGAGGAGCTGGACGCCTATGTGCGTGACCTCGAGCCCGAGATCGAGCTGTCGACCGAAGAGCGAAACGCCATCGTCTCGTTGCTGTCCAAGGGCGAGCAGGTCGAGGAGCCGATCAAGACGACGACTCGGCGTCCCGTCAAGGTCAAGAAACGGGCGGCGTAG
- a CDS encoding DUF2085 domain-containing protein: MAYIPAPSEQDDSAGSGAGFRTSLGPGLFVLVLLTFALAFVLAPWSFEEKAHALLHGVCGQTESHTLAFDGMLLPLDTRCVGIFGGMFCTMLLLIGAGRHRAAGLPSIGAGVLLIAFLGAMALDGINSLMTDLGKPRLYVPTNDLRLLTGWLTGIGLGSILIMVTGMTFWRRPRTQMRVLPSWWWPLALAVPCLPVWLLLQTDAGAVFYSISVALIASALVAFGALAACAIVMLRNRDNTYERWDQLAPLATAGFAIALVILLGLAGGRFWIESTLGLPTPS; the protein is encoded by the coding sequence ATGGCGTACATACCTGCTCCCTCCGAACAAGACGATTCCGCTGGTTCCGGCGCTGGTTTTCGGACCAGTTTGGGTCCGGGTTTGTTCGTCCTGGTGTTGCTGACGTTTGCGCTCGCGTTCGTCCTGGCGCCATGGTCGTTCGAGGAAAAGGCGCATGCGCTTTTGCACGGCGTCTGCGGACAAACCGAGAGTCACACGTTGGCGTTCGATGGCATGTTGCTGCCGCTGGACACCAGGTGCGTCGGCATCTTCGGCGGGATGTTTTGCACGATGTTGCTGCTGATTGGCGCCGGACGTCATCGGGCGGCGGGGTTGCCGTCGATCGGGGCTGGCGTCCTGCTCATCGCCTTTCTGGGAGCCATGGCACTGGATGGCATCAACTCGTTGATGACCGATCTCGGCAAGCCGCGCCTCTATGTCCCAACCAATGATCTCCGGCTCCTGACCGGATGGCTGACGGGGATAGGACTGGGCAGCATCTTGATCATGGTTACCGGGATGACGTTCTGGAGAAGACCGAGAACGCAAATGCGGGTGCTCCCGAGCTGGTGGTGGCCCTTGGCGCTCGCGGTTCCGTGCCTGCCTGTATGGTTGTTGCTGCAAACGGATGCAGGTGCAGTCTTCTACTCGATCAGCGTAGCGCTCATTGCTTCCGCGCTCGTCGCATTTGGCGCCCTGGCTGCTTGCGCGATCGTGATGCTGCGCAATCGGGACAATACGTACGAACGATGGGATCAGCTGGCGCCGCTTGCGACGGCGGGGTTCGCGATCGCGCTGGTGATCCTCTTGGGTCTCGCCGGGGGACGCTTCTGGATCGAGTCGACGTTGGGATTGCCCACGCCATCGTAA
- a CDS encoding phosphatase PAP2 family protein, whose product MARRLFKVGYVAVAVTVSGLVALGVRTGATQEVDERITQRIQRISLPGFDQLMHAVSWAGFPPQSKILPALIPSAMLAAGRPQESFFQLMGWGTGAISGGIKRTMKRPRPNHPEIVVAKARLGGSSFPSGHVIIYTGVYGFLAYLAHVHIQIGILRNAIVGLLAGMVALVGASRVYLGHHFTSDVTVSYLLGTSYLIGLTSLYQRVRKRAEGK is encoded by the coding sequence ATGGCTCGTCGTTTGTTCAAGGTCGGATATGTCGCAGTCGCGGTGACTGTGTCGGGACTCGTCGCCCTTGGGGTCAGGACCGGAGCGACCCAGGAGGTCGACGAGCGCATCACCCAGCGTATTCAGCGAATTTCGCTCCCCGGGTTCGATCAGCTCATGCACGCGGTTTCGTGGGCGGGCTTTCCGCCCCAGAGCAAGATCCTGCCCGCGCTGATTCCATCGGCCATGCTCGCGGCTGGACGCCCACAAGAGTCCTTCTTTCAACTCATGGGATGGGGCACCGGAGCGATTTCGGGCGGAATCAAGCGAACCATGAAGCGCCCACGCCCGAACCATCCGGAGATCGTCGTCGCCAAGGCCCGCCTGGGGGGAAGCAGCTTCCCAAGCGGTCACGTCATCATCTACACCGGCGTCTATGGCTTCCTGGCCTATCTCGCTCACGTCCACATTCAGATTGGCATCCTGCGCAATGCGATCGTCGGCCTGCTCGCCGGGATGGTGGCATTGGTCGGAGCAAGCCGGGTCTACCTTGGGCATCACTTCACGAGCGACGTGACGGTTTCCTATCTCCTGGGAACGAGCTACCTGATCGGCCTCACCTCGCTGTACCAACGCGTCCGCAAGCGCGCCGAAGGCAAATGA
- a CDS encoding glycerophosphodiester phosphodiesterase, which produces MKRTKPCEVIGHSGADGFHPANTELSFRKALELGVDRIECDLTADTRRRLFLVHDQVLVIDEKRHKVRSLSLEQIRQSDPLVLELEQLFSITQGVTPLLLDLKPRGLEDDVVVAIRAMRASGDDVSISSTHARSLRKIARKVPEMRIGLSRGQWATQVPTGRRRTIFGWIEGVLQILPLIVLGKHCRATELMLNHHICVPPLIRAMHWAGFKIYAWTPNRSREFERLLGRGVDGIITHRPDRLIDTMERLGVPRL; this is translated from the coding sequence ATGAAGCGTACGAAACCCTGTGAGGTCATCGGCCATTCGGGCGCTGACGGCTTTCATCCGGCCAACACGGAGCTTTCCTTCCGCAAAGCGTTGGAACTTGGGGTCGACCGTATCGAGTGCGACCTCACGGCAGATACGCGTCGCAGGCTCTTTCTGGTGCACGATCAAGTGCTCGTGATCGATGAGAAACGGCACAAGGTCCGTTCGCTGTCGCTCGAGCAGATTCGGCAGAGCGATCCGCTGGTGCTCGAGCTCGAACAGCTTTTCTCCATCACGCAGGGCGTCACGCCGTTGCTGCTCGACCTGAAACCGCGTGGTCTCGAAGACGATGTCGTCGTCGCCATTAGGGCAATGCGCGCCAGTGGCGACGATGTGTCGATCTCGAGCACCCACGCCCGCTCGCTGCGCAAGATTGCAAGAAAGGTGCCGGAGATGCGGATCGGCCTCAGCCGAGGTCAATGGGCGACGCAAGTCCCCACCGGGCGCCGACGAACGATCTTCGGCTGGATCGAGGGCGTGCTCCAGATTCTCCCTCTGATCGTGCTGGGCAAACATTGTCGTGCCACAGAGTTGATGCTGAATCACCACATCTGCGTGCCGCCACTCATTCGGGCGATGCATTGGGCCGGGTTCAAGATCTATGCCTGGACGCCAAACAGGTCGCGAGAGTTCGAACGCCTGCTCGGCCGGGGGGTCGATGGCATCATCACGCACCGCCCGGATCGACTGATCGACACGATGGAGCGACTCGGCGTTCCGAGACTTTGA
- the ileS gene encoding isoleucine--tRNA ligase, with translation MTSFREVPAKPDFPAMERAILAWWTQEGIMQAYLDRNKGAEERFSFIDGPITANNPMGVHHGWGRAYKDLFQRFQTMLGKEQRYQNGFDCQGLWVEVEVEKELGLKSKRDIETYGIAEFVNRCKERVWTFSERITDQSIRLGYWMDWDNSYYTMSDENNYTIWHFLKQCHDRGWIYKGHDSMPWCPRCGTGISEHEIVTEGYQDRTHLSLFVGFPIVERPGEELMVWTTTPWTLAANVAAAVNPELTYVRLKQGDRVFYVGKDAVANAIKGDHEILAELKGEDLIGLTFRAPFDDLPANAGVRHVVIPWDDVSAVEGTGIVHIAPGAGKEDFQLSKVHDLDVIAPLNESGIYLDGFDWLTGEYVHDVATPIMRDLDQRGFLYRSQQYTHRYPVCWRCGTDLAFRLVDEWFISMDELREPMMCVTREINWVPGFGRERELDWLAHMDDWMISKKRYWGLALPIYECESCGSFEVIGSEDELKFRAIEGWDEFEGHSPHRPWVDGVKIACQTCGATVSRIKDVGNPWLDAGIVAFSTLSYRSNRAYWEKWYPADLISESFPGQFRNWFYSVIAQSTALTDRPAFRNVFSYALMRDEKGEEMHKSKGNAIWFDDAAEISGVDVMRWLFTSVNPSHNLNFGYKTLDEIRRQFILPLWNSYSFFVTYARLDGFDPTDPESNVPLAERALLDRWIISRQNQLIETVRENLLTYRPEVAAQALEKFVVEELSNWYIRRNRRRFWKSEADRDKAAAYRTLYDVLVTTTKLLAPFIPFLTDEFYRNLVAAVDTSAPASVHLTDFPIADQSQIDEQLSRDMAAAMDIVALGRSARSESNLKVRQPLAGILVYTREPEAYRAAESLKELILDELNIKSIAPLSELGDVVSYGIRPNLSLLGPRLGKRLGEVRGLLSALDPAEVARTVNSGEPVRLTLEDGAIVELSPEEILVDLVKRPGFAAAQGQIGTVVLDTEITEALLHEGIARDFVRGVQDARKSAGYQIDDRIEITYMAPTETSAAIDAFSALIRNETLAEKLAAGENVNGSDAFAAQIEAGGETVEVHLRKATR, from the coding sequence ATGACATCGTTTCGAGAAGTACCAGCCAAGCCCGACTTCCCGGCCATGGAGCGTGCGATCCTCGCATGGTGGACCCAGGAAGGCATCATGCAGGCGTACCTCGACCGCAACAAGGGCGCCGAGGAGCGCTTCTCCTTCATCGACGGTCCGATCACCGCGAACAATCCGATGGGCGTTCATCACGGTTGGGGCCGAGCCTACAAGGATCTTTTTCAGCGTTTCCAGACGATGCTCGGGAAAGAGCAACGGTACCAGAACGGGTTCGACTGCCAGGGGCTTTGGGTCGAGGTCGAAGTCGAGAAAGAGCTCGGACTCAAGTCAAAGCGCGACATCGAGACCTACGGTATCGCCGAGTTCGTGAATCGGTGCAAGGAGCGCGTTTGGACATTCTCTGAGCGCATTACCGATCAATCGATTCGCCTCGGTTACTGGATGGACTGGGACAACTCCTACTACACCATGTCCGACGAGAACAACTACACGATCTGGCATTTCCTCAAGCAGTGCCACGATCGGGGCTGGATCTACAAGGGACATGACTCGATGCCCTGGTGCCCGCGTTGCGGCACCGGCATTTCCGAGCACGAGATCGTGACCGAGGGCTATCAGGACCGCACCCATCTTTCGCTCTTCGTTGGGTTCCCGATCGTCGAGCGTCCGGGCGAAGAGCTCATGGTCTGGACCACCACGCCATGGACGCTGGCAGCCAATGTCGCCGCCGCCGTCAATCCGGAGCTCACCTACGTGCGGCTGAAGCAAGGCGATCGCGTTTTCTACGTCGGCAAGGACGCGGTCGCGAACGCGATCAAGGGAGATCACGAGATTCTGGCCGAGTTGAAAGGCGAGGATCTGATCGGATTGACGTTCCGCGCGCCGTTCGACGACTTGCCAGCCAATGCCGGTGTCCGTCATGTTGTCATTCCATGGGATGACGTCAGCGCGGTCGAAGGTACCGGGATCGTGCATATCGCCCCAGGGGCCGGAAAAGAGGACTTCCAGCTCTCGAAGGTCCACGATCTCGATGTGATCGCACCTCTCAATGAGTCCGGCATTTACCTGGACGGCTTCGATTGGCTGACCGGCGAGTATGTGCACGATGTTGCGACCCCGATCATGCGCGATCTCGATCAGCGCGGGTTCCTCTATCGCAGTCAGCAGTACACGCACCGCTACCCCGTTTGCTGGCGCTGTGGCACCGACCTCGCCTTCCGGCTTGTCGACGAGTGGTTCATCTCGATGGATGAGTTGCGCGAGCCGATGATGTGCGTCACCAGGGAGATCAACTGGGTGCCCGGGTTTGGCCGGGAGCGTGAGCTCGATTGGCTGGCCCATATGGACGACTGGATGATCTCCAAGAAGCGATATTGGGGGCTGGCGCTGCCCATCTATGAGTGCGAATCGTGCGGGTCGTTCGAGGTCATTGGCTCTGAGGACGAGCTCAAGTTTCGCGCGATCGAAGGATGGGATGAGTTCGAGGGCCACTCGCCTCACCGGCCGTGGGTGGATGGAGTCAAGATCGCGTGCCAGACCTGCGGCGCGACTGTCTCACGCATCAAGGATGTCGGCAATCCGTGGCTCGACGCCGGTATCGTTGCGTTCTCGACGCTGAGCTATCGGTCGAACAGGGCCTACTGGGAAAAGTGGTACCCGGCAGACCTGATTTCTGAGAGCTTCCCAGGACAGTTCCGCAACTGGTTCTACTCGGTGATCGCCCAGAGCACTGCGCTGACCGATCGTCCGGCATTTCGCAATGTTTTCTCCTATGCCCTCATGCGCGACGAAAAGGGCGAGGAGATGCACAAGAGCAAGGGAAACGCCATTTGGTTCGATGATGCCGCGGAGATTTCTGGCGTCGACGTGATGCGCTGGTTGTTCACCTCGGTGAACCCGAGCCACAACCTGAACTTCGGATACAAGACGCTCGACGAGATCCGGCGGCAATTCATCCTTCCGCTTTGGAACTCCTACTCATTCTTCGTGACGTACGCGCGTCTCGATGGGTTCGATCCGACCGACCCTGAAAGCAATGTTCCATTGGCGGAACGCGCGCTGCTCGACCGCTGGATCATTTCACGTCAGAACCAACTGATCGAGACAGTCCGCGAGAATCTGCTGACGTACCGGCCGGAGGTAGCGGCGCAGGCGCTGGAGAAGTTCGTCGTCGAAGAGCTTTCGAACTGGTACATCCGGAGAAACCGACGCCGATTCTGGAAATCGGAAGCAGACCGCGACAAGGCAGCCGCCTATCGAACGTTGTATGACGTGCTCGTCACGACGACCAAGCTGCTGGCCCCGTTCATCCCGTTCCTGACAGATGAGTTCTACCGGAACCTGGTGGCGGCGGTGGACACATCGGCGCCGGCTTCCGTCCATCTGACCGACTTTCCAATCGCGGACCAGTCTCAGATCGATGAGCAACTCTCGCGCGACATGGCGGCAGCAATGGATATCGTCGCGCTCGGCAGGTCTGCGCGTTCCGAGTCGAACCTCAAGGTGCGGCAACCGCTCGCAGGTATTCTGGTCTACACACGCGAGCCTGAAGCCTATCGGGCAGCCGAGTCGCTGAAGGAGCTCATTCTGGATGAGCTCAACATCAAGTCGATCGCCCCGCTGAGCGAGCTTGGCGATGTCGTTTCGTACGGAATCAGGCCGAACCTGAGTCTGCTTGGACCTCGGCTTGGGAAACGGCTCGGCGAAGTGCGTGGGCTACTCTCCGCACTCGACCCTGCGGAAGTCGCGCGCACTGTCAATTCCGGCGAGCCGGTCCGACTGACGCTGGAAGACGGTGCGATTGTCGAACTCTCCCCCGAAGAGATCCTGGTCGATCTCGTCAAACGGCCTGGTTTTGCGGCCGCGCAAGGGCAGATCGGCACCGTCGTGCTCGACACAGAGATCACTGAAGCGTTGCTGCACGAAGGTATCGCCCGCGACTTCGTGCGCGGGGTGCAGGACGCGCGCAAGTCGGCTGGTTACCAGATCGACGACCGTATCGAAATCACATACATGGCGCCGACCGAAACCAGCGCCGCAATCGATGCCTTCTCGGCACTCATTCGCAATGAGACGCTTGCGGAGAAACTTGCGGCCGGGGAAAACGTGAACGGTTCGGATGCGTTCGCGGCTCAGATCGAGGCGGGCGGCGAAACAGTCGAAGTCCATCTTCGAAAGGCTACCCGGTGA
- a CDS encoding carbohydrate kinase family protein translates to MPADRNAVVSASIAYDYIMGFGGSFADHIIPEKAHVISVSFLVDSLRKQRGGVAGNICYTLALLGESSHLVGAVGHDFAPYRNAFEELGIGLDNVIQDDGTLTASAFMMADLKSNQIASFYPGPGSQASMIDLTELGNECRFGLVGPTDPEVMRLHVRQLGASSCKLIFDPAFQIIIFSAEDLREGIDAAWCVVGNDYEFAMIERKTGLTVADIAAQKELVVVTYGEKGSDFIVNGETTCVPPAPARQVVDPTGAGDAFRGGMLRGLLLDLPPAITGRIANLAAVYAVEQTGTQEHSYTIDEFVDRFDTSFPDYAGSISAALLQGAATTAL, encoded by the coding sequence TTGCCGGCTGATCGCAATGCAGTTGTGAGCGCTTCGATTGCCTACGACTACATCATGGGGTTCGGCGGTTCTTTTGCCGACCACATCATTCCCGAAAAAGCGCATGTCATTTCGGTCAGTTTTCTGGTCGATTCACTCCGGAAGCAACGGGGCGGGGTCGCGGGCAACATCTGCTACACGCTGGCCCTCCTTGGCGAATCCAGTCACCTGGTCGGCGCCGTCGGGCACGACTTTGCCCCCTATCGAAATGCGTTCGAGGAACTCGGAATCGGGCTGGACAACGTCATCCAGGACGATGGCACCTTGACCGCGTCGGCCTTTATGATGGCCGACCTCAAGAGCAACCAGATCGCGTCGTTTTACCCGGGGCCGGGAAGCCAGGCAAGCATGATCGACTTGACCGAGCTCGGCAACGAATGCCGTTTCGGGCTGGTCGGACCAACCGACCCTGAAGTCATGCGCCTGCACGTTCGCCAACTGGGCGCAAGCTCGTGCAAGCTGATCTTCGATCCGGCCTTCCAGATCATCATCTTTTCCGCGGAGGACCTTCGCGAGGGTATCGATGCTGCCTGGTGCGTGGTCGGCAACGACTACGAGTTCGCCATGATCGAGCGCAAGACCGGTTTGACCGTCGCGGATATTGCCGCGCAGAAGGAACTCGTCGTCGTCACGTACGGGGAGAAGGGTTCCGACTTCATCGTGAATGGCGAGACGACTTGCGTGCCACCGGCGCCAGCGCGGCAGGTGGTCGACCCCACCGGCGCCGGCGACGCCTTCCGGGGCGGGATGTTGCGAGGACTGTTGCTCGATCTGCCTCCTGCCATCACCGGCCGTATCGCCAATCTTGCTGCGGTGTACGCGGTCGAACAGACAGGCACTCAGGAACACAGCTACACCATCGACGAGTTCGTCGATCGATTCGACACGTCATTCCCGGACTACGCGGGATCGATTTCCGCCGCGCTTTTGCAAGGCGCGGCGACGACAGCTTTGTAA
- the ahcY gene encoding adenosylhomocysteinase gives MSTKAMDFDIKDPSLAPDGRRRIDWAAREMPVLRQITEQFAREKPFEGLRLLCCAHITTETANLALAFQAGGADAVLCASNPLSTQDDVAAALVDAGIPVFAIKGEDAETYNRHIQSALDHKPNLVIDDGADVVTSLHTNRKELLPDVIGGTEETTTGIIRDQAMEKDGVLAFPIMAVNDADTKHFFDNRYGTGQSTVDGILRATNILLSGKTAVVAGYGWCGKGIAMRMRGMGARVIVTEIDPVRALEAAMDGFEVTTMARAAARGDLFVTATGNINVIDRDDFAQMKDGAIMANSGHFNAEVNIAALDEMAGEGVRTLRPFVQEYAIAPDQKLIVLGEGRLINLAAAEGHPASVMDMSFANQALAAAYLVREGKNLENRVYRIPLEIDHEIARLKLAAMEIEIDTLTEEQNTYLNSWELH, from the coding sequence ATGTCAACCAAGGCGATGGATTTCGATATCAAAGATCCGTCGCTGGCCCCAGATGGCCGGCGCAGGATCGATTGGGCTGCACGCGAGATGCCGGTGCTTCGGCAGATCACCGAGCAGTTTGCGCGGGAGAAGCCGTTCGAAGGGTTGCGGCTGCTCTGTTGCGCGCACATCACCACCGAGACTGCCAACCTCGCCCTCGCGTTCCAGGCAGGCGGCGCGGACGCGGTGCTCTGCGCCAGCAACCCGCTCTCCACGCAAGACGATGTCGCCGCGGCGTTGGTGGATGCGGGTATTCCGGTCTTCGCGATCAAGGGTGAAGACGCCGAGACCTACAACCGGCACATTCAGTCAGCGCTCGATCACAAGCCGAATCTGGTGATCGACGACGGCGCGGACGTGGTGACATCGTTGCACACGAACCGCAAGGAACTCCTGCCGGACGTCATCGGCGGCACGGAAGAGACGACCACCGGAATCATCCGCGATCAGGCGATGGAGAAGGATGGCGTCCTCGCGTTTCCGATCATGGCGGTCAACGACGCCGACACTAAGCACTTCTTCGACAACCGCTACGGCACCGGCCAGAGCACGGTGGACGGAATCTTGCGCGCCACCAACATCCTGCTCTCCGGCAAGACCGCCGTGGTAGCCGGCTACGGTTGGTGTGGCAAGGGCATCGCCATGCGGATGCGTGGCATGGGAGCCCGCGTGATCGTCACCGAAATCGACCCGGTGCGCGCGCTCGAGGCGGCAATGGACGGTTTCGAAGTCACCACCATGGCGCGCGCCGCGGCACGCGGCGATCTTTTCGTGACGGCAACCGGCAACATCAACGTCATCGACCGCGACGATTTCGCCCAGATGAAAGACGGCGCGATCATGGCCAATTCCGGCCACTTCAATGCCGAGGTCAATATCGCCGCGCTCGACGAAATGGCTGGGGAGGGGGTTCGCACCCTGCGCCCGTTCGTCCAGGAATACGCGATCGCGCCCGACCAGAAGTTGATCGTCCTCGGAGAGGGACGGCTCATTAACCTGGCCGCCGCCGAGGGACACCCGGCCAGTGTCATGGACATGAGCTTCGCCAATCAGGCGCTCGCGGCCGCCTATCTGGTGCGTGAGGGCAAGAATCTCGAGAACCGTGTCTATCGCATTCCGCTCGAGATCGATCACGAGATCGCCCGGCTAAAGCTCGCCGCGATGGAAATCGAAATCGACACGCTCACCGAGGAGCAGAACACCTATTTGAACTCCTGGGAGCTGCACTAG